A single region of the Arthrobacter sp. PAMC25564 genome encodes:
- a CDS encoding helix-turn-helix domain-containing protein — protein MTPTAGSSQASPSQTLSRGIRALEILAEAQQPLTIAELADAMGVHRSVAYRILRTLEDHSLLVRDDGGRVQPGPGLAVLARGVARSLQTAALPELTQLANALTMSTFVAVWDHEDCVTLVTVDPRHTGATVVQHPGSRHPISAGAPGIAIQSAFSEPEWNALAPGIPYRAEAAEARRRGFAASHDEVIAGVSSLAVPVRVPGGRPAALGVVYIRAAQDPEEVAAALVAGAARIEGQLG, from the coding sequence ATGACCCCGACTGCCGGCAGTTCCCAGGCTTCCCCGTCCCAGACGCTTTCGCGCGGCATCCGGGCCCTGGAGATCCTCGCCGAGGCCCAGCAGCCGCTCACTATCGCCGAACTCGCCGACGCGATGGGAGTCCACCGCTCGGTGGCGTACCGCATCCTGCGCACCCTTGAGGACCATTCCCTGCTGGTGCGCGACGACGGCGGCCGGGTCCAGCCCGGACCCGGACTCGCCGTCCTGGCACGGGGGGTGGCCCGCAGCCTGCAGACGGCCGCCCTGCCCGAACTCACCCAGCTTGCCAATGCCCTGACCATGAGCACCTTTGTGGCGGTCTGGGACCACGAGGACTGCGTCACGCTGGTCACCGTCGATCCGCGGCATACCGGAGCCACCGTGGTCCAGCACCCGGGTTCCCGGCACCCGATCAGCGCGGGCGCCCCCGGCATCGCCATCCAGTCGGCATTCTCCGAACCGGAATGGAACGCACTGGCTCCGGGGATCCCCTACCGCGCCGAGGCGGCCGAGGCCCGCCGCCGGGGTTTCGCGGCGAGCCACGACGAGGTGATCGCCGGAGTCTCGTCGCTGGCCGTGCCGGTCCGGGTCCCGGGCGGGCGTCCGGCTGCCCTCGGCGTCGTCTACATCCGCGCCGCGCAGGACCCGGAGGAAGTGGCCGCCGCACTGGTGGCGGGCGCCGCGCGCATCGAGGGCCAGCTGGGCTGA
- a CDS encoding flavin reductase family protein: MIAKPRTEPVPVVPGRTTAPRANHFRGSLGRFATGVAIVTFDGVTKRHGITVNSFTSVSMEPPLVLVSIARTTKAHDELAGRPFTVNILGAEQRQLAMHFAGRPGPEPLWVEGETAPRLSKVLAYFECKPWAAYDGGDHTLYIGEVVDFNYRNGDALAFANSTFTTIPESQLGMEDLL, translated from the coding sequence ATGATTGCCAAGCCCCGCACCGAGCCTGTTCCGGTTGTACCGGGCCGGACCACCGCACCCCGTGCCAATCATTTCCGCGGCAGCCTGGGACGGTTCGCCACCGGCGTCGCGATCGTGACCTTTGACGGGGTCACCAAGCGCCACGGCATCACCGTGAACTCTTTTACCTCGGTGTCCATGGAACCGCCCCTCGTGCTCGTGAGCATTGCCCGCACCACCAAGGCCCATGACGAGCTCGCCGGCCGGCCCTTCACCGTCAACATCCTGGGCGCCGAACAGCGCCAGCTCGCGATGCACTTCGCCGGCCGCCCCGGGCCCGAGCCGCTCTGGGTCGAGGGCGAAACGGCGCCGCGCCTGTCCAAGGTCCTCGCCTATTTCGAATGCAAGCCCTGGGCGGCATACGACGGCGGCGACCACACCCTCTACATCGGCGAGGTGGTGGATTTCAACTACCGCAACGGCGACGCCCTCGCCTTCGCCAACAGCACCTTCACCACCATCCCGGAAAGCCAGCTGGGCATGGAAGACCTGCTCTGA
- the hpaB gene encoding 4-hydroxyphenylacetate 3-monooxygenase, oxygenase component — MGIRTGQQYLDKLNAMTPHVVIDGEVVSEKIAEHPAFRNVARSYAKLFDMQHDPRYQEALTYTSPSTGDLVNASFLVPKTAEDLKRRRRAISTWAESSNGFLGRSGDYMNSSLTALSTAQKWFSQADPKFAENIRKYYEWARENDVLATHTLIPPQVNRSVSGSEQLGGQLSARIVEEREDGIVVHGARMLATIAPIADELLVFPSTVLRGTPEDAPYSYAFAIPNDAPGLRYLCRTSLYNGGSTHDEPLASRYEEMDAVAIFDNVFVPNERIFMLGNPQLCNGFYAETGAGALMTHQVVTRTIAKSEFFLGLASELADSIGIDGFQHIQEDIAELIVDVEIGRALVRASEADAELNEAGVMLPKWSTLNAARNWYPKIAQRFPQIIRKFSASGLMALPGEADVNSDARADIEMYLQGKTLTGPERVRLFKLAFDASVSGFSGRQSLYEYFFFGDPVRMAGALVNSYDREPVRARVREFLARED, encoded by the coding sequence ATGGGTATCCGTACCGGACAGCAGTACCTGGACAAACTCAACGCGATGACGCCGCACGTGGTGATCGACGGCGAGGTGGTCAGCGAAAAGATCGCCGAGCACCCCGCCTTCCGCAACGTGGCGCGCTCCTACGCCAAGCTCTTCGACATGCAGCACGACCCCAGGTACCAGGAAGCGCTGACCTATACCTCGCCGAGCACGGGAGACCTGGTGAACGCCTCCTTCCTGGTGCCGAAGACCGCGGAGGACCTCAAGCGCCGGCGCCGCGCCATCTCCACCTGGGCCGAGTCCTCCAACGGCTTCCTTGGCCGCTCCGGCGACTACATGAACTCCTCGCTGACGGCCCTCAGCACGGCCCAGAAGTGGTTCTCCCAGGCGGACCCCAAGTTCGCGGAGAACATCCGCAAGTACTACGAGTGGGCCCGTGAAAACGACGTCCTCGCCACCCACACCCTGATCCCGCCGCAGGTCAACCGCTCGGTCTCCGGCTCCGAACAGCTCGGCGGCCAGCTTTCGGCCCGGATCGTGGAAGAGCGCGAGGACGGCATCGTCGTCCACGGCGCCCGCATGCTGGCCACCATAGCCCCGATCGCGGACGAACTGCTGGTCTTCCCCTCCACCGTGCTCCGCGGCACCCCGGAGGATGCCCCGTACTCCTACGCCTTCGCCATCCCCAACGACGCGCCGGGACTGCGCTACCTCTGCCGGACCTCGCTGTACAACGGCGGCAGCACCCACGACGAGCCGCTGGCCTCCCGCTATGAGGAAATGGACGCCGTCGCGATCTTCGACAACGTCTTCGTTCCCAACGAGCGCATCTTCATGCTCGGCAACCCCCAGCTGTGCAACGGCTTCTACGCCGAAACCGGCGCCGGCGCCCTCATGACGCACCAGGTGGTCACCCGCACCATCGCCAAGAGCGAGTTCTTCCTGGGCCTGGCCTCCGAGCTGGCCGACTCGATCGGCATCGACGGATTCCAGCACATCCAGGAGGACATCGCCGAACTGATCGTCGACGTCGAAATCGGCCGGGCGCTGGTCCGCGCCTCGGAGGCTGACGCCGAGCTGAACGAGGCCGGCGTCATGCTGCCGAAGTGGTCCACGCTGAACGCGGCCCGCAACTGGTACCCGAAGATCGCCCAGCGCTTCCCGCAGATCATCCGCAAGTTCTCCGCCTCCGGGCTGATGGCACTTCCCGGCGAGGCGGATGTCAACAGCGATGCGCGGGCCGACATCGAGATGTACCTGCAGGGCAAGACGCTCACCGGCCCGGAGCGCGTCCGGCTCTTCAAGCTGGCCTTCGACGCCTCGGTTTCCGGGTTCTCCGGGCGCCAGTCCCTGTACGAGTACTTCTTCTTCGGCGACCCGGTCCGGATGGCCGGCGCCCTGGTGAACAGCTATGACCGCGAACCCGTCCGGGCCAGGGTCCGCGAATTCCTCGCCCGCGAGGACTGA
- a CDS encoding MFS transporter: MTATSTVDSEAGPSSKHEERKVLAGTLVGTTIEWYDFFIFAQLTATLLSPLFLTPLQDSNPGLAQILSFALIGISFLFRPLGAIIAGHLGDRLGRKAMLVFTLVMMGAATALIGMLPTYGQIGVWAPILLITLRVIQGFSAGGEWGGAALMAVEHAPMSKRGLFGAYPQIGVPVGMILATGLLYFLNTGMSKADFASWGWRVPFLLSIVLIVVGYLIRRAVDESPVFKEMAARKEESKAPLGQLLKFHKKAVLFSTMIFIGNNAAGYLLIAFFISYATKSLKMQTPQILLATTLASFGWLIFTLVGGWLSDKIGRVKTFLLGYAIVFAWMIPMFALIETKDIVLYGTALFVLTIGLGLSYGPMSAMYAEMFPANVRYSGISIGYAFGAILGGAFAATIAEWLLQSTKWTGSIGIYIMILCVISAVGVVLAKETRGRPLGVPAHEPAAAGKAAKH, translated from the coding sequence ATGACCGCAACTTCAACCGTCGATTCCGAAGCGGGCCCCAGCAGCAAGCATGAGGAACGCAAGGTACTGGCCGGGACGCTGGTCGGTACCACCATCGAGTGGTACGACTTCTTCATTTTTGCCCAGCTGACCGCAACGCTGCTGTCGCCGCTGTTCCTCACCCCGCTCCAGGACTCGAACCCGGGCCTGGCACAGATCCTGTCCTTCGCCCTCATCGGCATCAGCTTCCTGTTCCGCCCGCTCGGTGCGATCATCGCCGGCCACCTCGGTGACCGCCTCGGCCGCAAGGCCATGCTGGTCTTCACGCTCGTCATGATGGGTGCCGCAACGGCGCTGATCGGCATGCTGCCCACGTACGGCCAGATCGGCGTCTGGGCTCCGATCCTGCTGATCACCCTCCGCGTCATCCAGGGTTTCTCGGCCGGCGGTGAATGGGGCGGCGCTGCCCTGATGGCCGTCGAGCACGCTCCCATGAGCAAGCGCGGCCTGTTTGGCGCGTACCCGCAGATCGGCGTCCCCGTGGGCATGATCCTCGCCACGGGCCTGCTCTACTTCCTCAACACCGGAATGTCCAAGGCGGACTTCGCGTCCTGGGGCTGGCGGGTACCGTTCCTGCTCTCCATCGTGCTGATCGTCGTCGGCTACCTGATCCGCCGTGCCGTGGACGAGAGCCCCGTGTTCAAGGAAATGGCCGCCCGCAAGGAAGAAAGCAAGGCCCCGCTGGGCCAGCTGCTGAAGTTCCACAAGAAGGCCGTCCTGTTCTCGACCATGATCTTCATCGGCAACAACGCCGCCGGCTACCTGCTGATCGCGTTCTTCATCTCCTACGCCACGAAGTCGCTGAAGATGCAGACTCCGCAGATCCTGCTGGCCACCACGCTGGCATCCTTTGGCTGGCTGATCTTCACCCTCGTGGGCGGCTGGCTCTCGGACAAGATCGGCCGTGTCAAGACCTTCCTGCTCGGCTACGCCATCGTCTTCGCCTGGATGATCCCGATGTTCGCCCTCATCGAGACCAAGGACATCGTGCTGTACGGCACCGCGCTGTTCGTCCTGACCATCGGCCTGGGGCTGTCCTACGGCCCGATGTCCGCCATGTACGCCGAGATGTTCCCGGCGAACGTGCGCTACTCGGGCATCTCGATCGGCTACGCCTTCGGCGCCATCCTGGGCGGCGCCTTCGCCGCCACGATCGCCGAATGGCTGTTGCAGAGCACCAAGTGGACCGGTTCCATCGGCATCTACATCATGATCCTGTGCGTCATCTCCGCCGTCGGCGTCGTGCTGGCCAAGGAAACCCGGGGCCGTCCGCTCGGTGTCCCCGCCCACGAGCCTGCCGCGGCTGGCAAGGCTGCCAAGCACTAG